The following DNA comes from Paenibacillus sp..
AGCGGTGGGGGCGCGTGCGTCCAGCTCGGACATCTTATTGTTTCTCGATAGCGACATGATCGTCGACGCCGATCAATTGCTGCCGTTCATTTATGAAGTCGAAAAAGGGGCGGATGTTGTGCTGAATCCGATCACTCCGCTATTCCCCCCTAACTGCTCCGACTGGGATAGCGTGTCTAATATGAAATATTTCCTAAACCTATGCCTCGGGAGAAAGGATCTGCTGGCCAGCTCTCTTACGGCCGTTCCGCATGCGCTCTCCCGCCGCGCCGTCGAGACCATCGGTCCCGATGTTTTGGCAGTGCCTCCGTTGGCGCAAGCGCGGGCGCTCCGGGCGGGACTTACCGTTACCAACGCTCCGGTCATCGTCGACGTCATTAAGAAAAATTTGATCCGGGAGCATAATGTCGGTGCCAATAATTCGGTCGAGCAGCTGATCGTAGGCGACCATTTGGAAGCTATTCACGATTCCTTCTTGGAACTGGGGGATCGGCTGCTATTTCCGGATCGTATCCGCAGAAGAGACTTATTGCGTGAAGGAGACGAAGAAATCGGGTTCTAATACGAGCAAGAGAGGTGGTTTTGGTTCGCATGTCCCTTACTGAAGAAGATTGGAGACGCATCGCCAAGGGGATGGTAGACCGAAATAACGAGAAAGAATCGATCGCGGAGACGGGACTGTATATGGGAGGAGAGCAGATTGTAGAGCGATTACTTCCCGGCAGCTCCGTTCTGCATGCCAGTTTGGAGGATGTTATCCGGGCGGGGATCGGCGCCTTAGCCGATCGGTACTTGACGAACCTGTTAAGCGAACGGGAAGTGGCGGACCGGATCATGGAATCGATCAGCCGGAAGGAAGGGTTATCGTTGGTTCGATTCGGGGATGGCGAATTGCTTACGTTAGCTCAGGAAACGGTTCTGTCTATAGAAGAGGTAAAGAGGCTTGGATCATTTCTGCCTTATGCCGGAGTCGTCGTTCCGGACCTCGAGGCCAGAGATGCATTGCTTCAGACGTTTTATAAA
Coding sequences within:
- a CDS encoding glycosyltransferase family A protein, which gives rise to MTKKRRQKQWHKGAFKAGIDSARSFDSSEMNKLRLVDSLQQLNMRWGTWFTKQKFKNIPRDNYSAACHQFLHGYRSTAEVNVSAELLPPTPKKVGCIISAVDEHETLQKQLDELRRLTLEEVIVVLNGSSAELLRIVREHPIGATIVYYQEPLGYDVGRAVGARASSSDILLFLDSDMIVDADQLLPFIYEVEKGADVVLNPITPLFPPNCSDWDSVSNMKYFLNLCLGRKDLLASSLTAVPHALSRRAVETIGPDVLAVPPLAQARALRAGLTVTNAPVIVDVIKKNLIREHNVGANNSVEQLIVGDHLEAIHDSFLELGDRLLFPDRIRRRDLLREGDEEIGF